TCCACGTCCGCATCGCTGTACAGGCGCTGTCCTCCCGCGGTTCGCACCGGCACGACCACGCCGTACCGCCGCTCCCAGGCGCGCAGCACATGCAGCGTCAGACCCGTCCTGCGGGCGACGACCCCGATCGGGTGCAGCACACCCGCTTCCAGCTGGCGATCCCATTCGTTCATGGGGTGAACAGTATCCCGCCGCGGGCGCTGTGTCAAGGTTGTGTCTAGCTTACAACCTTGACATTGGCTATACATACGGGTACAATGGCTGGACACGGGTTCGACGGAGGTGGGTTTGCGAGCGGCTTCATTGCACGACGGGGAGCACCGGCCAGCGAGCCGGTGGGCGGGACGGATCGAGAGACTGGGACTGGCCGGGCTGTTCGGCTTCACGGCCATGGCGGTTGCCGGGTACGCGATATACGGCATCGATCCATCGCGGCTCGCCGGTCTGCCGGAGTGGGCGCTCCGTTTCTATGGGGCGTCGTTCGGGTTCTTTGCGCTGGGGCACGTGTGGCTGGCGACAGCGGTGCTGGTGCTGGTGCTGACACTGCGGACGGGGGCGCGGTGGGTGGCTCCGTTCGCGGCGGTCTACGCGCTCAGTCTGGGGAGTGAGCTGGCGGGGACGACGTGGGGGGTGCCGTTCGGTGCGTATTCCTACAGTGAGCTGCTCGCGCCGATGTGGCTGGGGCGCGTGCCGGTGGTGATCCCTCTGAGCTGGTTCTTCATGGCACTGCCGTCGTACGCGCTGGCTGCGGTGGTTGTGGAACGTCCGCACGTGCGGATAGCACTGGCGTCGCTGATCCTGCTGGCGTGGGATCTGGCGCTGGATCCGGCGATGAGTCACGCGACGCGCTACTGGGTATGGAGCGATACCGGTCCATTCTACGGGATGCCGTGGCTGAACCTGTTCGGCTGGTACGTGACGGGAATCGTG
The Longimicrobiales bacterium genome window above contains:
- a CDS encoding carotenoid biosynthesis protein produces the protein MRAASLHDGEHRPASRWAGRIERLGLAGLFGFTAMAVAGYAIYGIDPSRLAGLPEWALRFYGASFGFFALGHVWLATAVLVLVLTLRTGARWVAPFAAVYALSLGSELAGTTWGVPFGAYSYSELLAPMWLGRVPVVIPLSWFFMALPSYALAAVVVERPHVRIALASLILLAWDLALDPAMSHATRYWVWSDTGPFYGMPWLNLFGWYVTGIVLMGVFTAFRVERWTDRVSRRWWLGFYAANLVLPVGMCVAAGLWGAVIATGGVLAGLAGLAAVRLQAERAPAVRLA